Proteins encoded in a region of the Rutidosis leptorrhynchoides isolate AG116_Rl617_1_P2 chromosome 9, CSIRO_AGI_Rlap_v1, whole genome shotgun sequence genome:
- the LOC139865725 gene encoding serine carboxypeptidase-like, producing MKTSRLLFLLFLSLLLTSFSPATGLGLTESRFSINQAKQLIRDLNLFPKHSVNIAGVNNRSAVGRSKIVEKPFKFPNFVGGDGVSVEELGHHAGYYQIQHSNAAQMFYFYFESRNNEHDPVVIWLSGGPGCSSELALFYENGPFKIGDNLTLVWNEYGWDRASNILFIDQPTGTGFSYTSDKSDIRHDEQGVSDDLYDFLQAFFAEHPELVDNDFYVTGESYAGHYIPAVAARIHQGNKAKEGIHINLKGFAIGNGLTDPAIQYNSYIDYALDAGIIKESQSKSIKLIVPLCEAAIKLCGTDGTVSCMAAYLVCNGIFSSIISKAGNINYYDIRKECIGSLCYDFSDMETLLNKNSVRQALGVGDIEFVSCSTTVYQAMLMDWMRNLEVGIPGLLEDGIKMLVYAGEYDLICNWLGNSRWVHAMEWSGKEQFKSSSEVRFAVSGSDAGLLKSYGPLSFLKVHNAGHMVPMDQPEAALEMLKRWTEGSLRETKMEPESLVSSI from the exons ATGAAAACTTCAAGGCTACTCTTTCTCCTATTTCTCTCTCTTCTTTTAACCTCATTTTCTCCGGCTACTGGATTAGGTCTGACGGAGTCTAGGTTTTCGATAAATCAAGCTAAACAGCTCATCAGAGACCTCAATTTGTTCCCAAAACACTCCGTTAACATCGCCGGCGTTAATAACCGTTCGGCTGTTGGCCGTTCGAAGATAGTCGAGAAGCCGTTCAAATTCCCTAATTTTGTCGGAGGTGATGGCGTATCAGTTGAGGAATTAGGTCATCATGCTGGCTATTACCAGATTCAACACTCTAATGCTGCTCA GATGTTTTACTTTTACTTTGAGTCACGGAACAATGAACATGATCCTGTTGTTATCTGGTTGAGTGGGGGACCTGGTTGCAGCAGCGAGCTTGCTCTTTTCTACGAAAACGGTCCTTTTAAAATCGGAGATAACTTAACTCTTGTTTGGAACGAGTATGGGTGGGACAGG GCATCAAACATATTGTTTATTGACCAACCTACTGGGACTGGGTTCAGTTACACCTCTGATAAAAGTGACATTCGTCATGACGAACAGGGTGTGAGTGATGACTTATATGACTTTTTACAG GCATTTTTTGCTGAGCATCCCGAACTTGTAGACAATGACTTTTATGTTACTGGAGAATCATATGCTGGCCACTACATTCCTGCTGTTGCTGCTCGTATCCACCAAGGAAACAAAGCTAAGGAAGGAATACACATAAATCTGAAG GGTTTTGCTATTGGAAATGGACTCACTGATCCAGCAATTCAGTACAATTCATATATTGATTATGCATTGGATGCAGGAATTATTAAGGAGTCTCAATCTAAAAGCATAAAATTGATAGTTCCATTGTGTGAAGCAGCAATAAAGCTATGTG GAACTGATGGAACTGTCTCTTGTATGGCTGCATACCTGGTTTGCAACGGTATTTTCAGTTCAATCATTTCCAAGGCTGGAAATATCAAT TACTATGATATTAGAAAGGAGTGTATTGGCAGTCTCTGCTATGACTTCTCAGATATGGAAACACTCCTTAACAAAAACTCCGTTAGACAAGCTCTTGGCGTTGGAGATATTGAGTTCGTATCGTGTAGTACAACTGTTTACCAAGCTATGCTTATGGACTGGATGCGAAATCTCGAAGTTGGCATACCTGGTCTTCTTGAAGACGGGATTAAGATGCTTGTATATGCTGGAGAGTATGACCTCATTTGCAACTGGCTTG GTAACTCGAGATGGGTTCATGCAATGGAATGGAGTGGGAAGGAACAGTTTAAATCATCTTCTGAAGTTCGTTTTGCAGTATCCGGATCTGACGCAGGCTTACTCAAAAGCTACGGTCCACTAAGTTTCCTCAAG GTTCACAATGCTGGTCATATGGTTCCTATGGATCAACCCGAAGCGGCTCTGGAGATGTTAAAGAGGTGGACAGAGGGATCACTTAGGGAAACTAAAATGGAGCCTGAATCTCTGGTTTCCTCCATATAA